In Microbacterium sp. ABRD28, the genomic stretch TCGCACGCAATGGAGGACCGCAATCTGCTCGCGCCAAAGTGGAAATGTCGGGTCTTGATCAAACGGCCTACTTGTCTGTCAGAGGCGTTTCACGTGAAACGCACCTGGCGGGCTACGGCGCAGCCACGTGTTGCCACGCTTTCCTACTATCCCTCAGTGACGCAATCGCGCCTACGAGGTGCATACGCACACTCGCGCGCGCTACACAACAGCCGCGCACTCGAAGGACCGACCTAACGACAGACGCTGTAGCGGCTCGTCGTCTTTTCCCTCAGAGCAGTCGGGGTCCTACGGTCGCATGTAAAGGGTTCAAGCGTTTCACGTGAAACACACGGCACCTCCCGGGCCGATGACACGAGACTCAGCGCCACCGCAGACGGTCGCTGTGTGCGTGCGCCCCGCACCCTCGTGTGCGCAGCCCGCCGAGCCGGTCCGAAAGGGTTCCGTGATCCGCAAAGCACCGCGATGCCGCCCTGAGGGCGCAAACGATGTATCGGTGCCGCCTGCGCGTCATCGTGACCGACAGGGCTTGCGACTCAGTCGGTTCCATTGCTCGAGTCGTCCACGAACAAGCGCGAGAGTTTCGTTCGACCCCATCCCTGCACCTGCGTCTCGCGACGGAAAGCATCGGCAGCGTTCTCGAATTCTTCCACGGAGAGGAGACGGAGGAGGAGCGGCGCTCGCGTATACAGCGCGCCCATCTCTTCGTTGTGCTGAGTGACACGCCGCTTAAGATCGCGTGTGCTGCCGGCGTAGGTCGAGCGGTCACTGCATTCGAGGATGTCCATTTAAGCCAGGGGACGATCGTTCCCTGCGCGCCGCGCGAAGGATCGAAATGCAGGCGAGAGCGTGGATAAGTCACGCGTTTGCCGATATGCGCAGGGAGAGTGGCGGGCCAACTGCGGCGCGCGGGGAATCTCGAGTCGTTGCCTGCGCCGCTACGTGAGCGCCTAGGGACGGGCGACACGGCCGCGGAGTGCGCGGGTGGGCTCCGCCAGGACGCCCTCGCCGAGGATCTCCACTCGCGCGTCCACAACATGGAATCTGCGGAGCTGCTTCGTCGCCGCCTCGATCTCCGCCTGCGCGTTCTGACCCTTGAGGAAGATCAACTCACCCCCGTCACGCACCAGGGGTGCGGTCAACGGCAGGAGGGTCCGAAGGGCACTGACCGCGCGTGCGGTGACGGCATCGAGAACAGCCCCCTCGGACCACTCTTCCGCTCGGGCGCGCACCACCTCGACGTTCGAGAGACCGAGATCGTGGACCTGCTCCGACAGCCACGCGACACGGCGCTCCATCGGCTCGACAAGGACCCAGTGCACGTCGGGGCGCGCGATCGCCAGCACGATTCCAGGAAGGCCCGCTCCCGAACCGATGTCGCCCACCCGGCCTGCGGGGAACAACGGCGCAGCGATGACGCTGTTCAACACATGACGCGTCCACAGCCGCGGGAGTTCCAGGGGACCGATGAGCCCTCGCTCCTCGCCGTGATCCGCCAATGCCCGGGTGAACTGCCGGGCCCGATCGATCTCGGCTCCGAACAGAGCCGCGGCGACAGCCGGCTCCGCCTCGAGGGATGCCGGAGTTTCGGGGGAACCGCCCTCGTCAGCCACGTCGGATGACGGTGTGGCGGTCGGCACCCTCGCCGTACGACTCCGACACGAGACCACGCTCCGCGACGATGTCGTGGATCAGCTTGCGCTCGTAGCTCGACATCGCCGGCAACGAAGCCTGCGTCGCTCCCTCGTCCAGACGCGCGGCCGCGCGGTCCACGAGCTTCTCCAGCTCGCGCTGACGCGCGTCGCGCGAACCGCCGATATCGAGGATGACGCGCGACAGCCGACCGGTGCGATTCTGCACCGCGATGCGCGTCAGTTCCTGCAGCGCCTGCACGGTGTCAGGATCCGAGAGCAGGGAAAGCGATTGCCCACCGTCGCCCTCCAGCGACACGTAGGGACGCCCTCCGCGGACATCCAGAGTCAGATCGCCGTCGACGTCGGCGA encodes the following:
- a CDS encoding GIY-YIG nuclease family protein, which gives rise to MDILECSDRSTYAGSTRDLKRRVTQHNEEMGALYTRAPLLLRLLSVEEFENAADAFRRETQVQGWGRTKLSRLFVDDSSNGTD
- the rsmG gene encoding 16S rRNA (guanine(527)-N(7))-methyltransferase RsmG; the encoded protein is MADEGGSPETPASLEAEPAVAAALFGAEIDRARQFTRALADHGEERGLIGPLELPRLWTRHVLNSVIAAPLFPAGRVGDIGSGAGLPGIVLAIARPDVHWVLVEPMERRVAWLSEQVHDLGLSNVEVVRARAEEWSEGAVLDAVTARAVSALRTLLPLTAPLVRDGGELIFLKGQNAQAEIEAATKQLRRFHVVDARVEILGEGVLAEPTRALRGRVARP
- a CDS encoding R3H domain-containing nucleic acid-binding protein; this translates as MSDVAPVDARPHREEPSVEQLEQEGDIAADFIEGLLDIADVDGDLTLDVRGGRPYVSLEGDGGQSLSLLSDPDTVQALQELTRIAVQNRTGRLSRVILDIGGSRDARQRELEKLVDRAAARLDEGATQASLPAMSSYERKLIHDIVAERGLVSESYGEGADRHTVIRRG